The DNA window AGACAATCTCTTACATCCACTACCTAAGTTCTCCAACCTAGGACTTTTCAAATCCACTAAATGATGTGATTTTGCAAACTCACCATAAACGTCCTAAGAGTTTTCAGTTCACCCTTAAACTGTAGATTTCACAAGACAATGATAACACATTTATAATGAATCCACTAGTTTTGTCGATTAGCTATGTAATAAACTAAATTGTACAAGGGAGCAGCCTTGACAAGATCAAAATGTGAAATCTCTCCAATGGCTTGTTCCACCAACTCATTTGCAAATTTCTTCGATCTCTCAACACCCATCACCCTCGGATAAGTAGCCTTATTGCTCGCCAAATCCTTTCCGGCAGTCTTCCCCAGCTCCTCCGTAGACTTTGTCACATCCAAAATATCGTCCACCACTTGAAATAATAACCCTATAACCCTTGCATATTTTCTAAGTCTATCCACATCGAGTACACTCCCCCCTCCAATTATTGCTCCACAAACAACAGAAGCCTCTAAGAGTTTCGCCGTTTTGTGTACATGAATATACTCTAATTCCTTTAAAGTAACATCTTTCCCTTCACTCTCAATATCCCCAAACTGCCCCGCCACGAGCCCCTCCGATCCAATGGCTGAGCCTAGCTCAGCGATGGCTCGAACCACGCACTCAGGAGGAACATTTGTGGACTTTGCCGCGATGTGTTCAAAGGCAAATGAAAATAGGGCAGCAGCGGCTAGCATTGCAACTTTTTCACCAAACACTTTGTGGGTTGTAGGCTTGCCCCGCCTAAGATCATCGTTATCCATACAGGGAAGATCATCATGAATCAACGATATAGTGTGAATAATCTCCAATGCACATGCCATTGGCATTGCCGATGCTTCATCTCCACCTACTAATTCACATGAAGCAATGCACAAGATAGGACGAAGTCGCTTTCCTCCTCCAAGGAGGGCGTATCTCATCGCCTCGCGAATCTTTATCGGGTGTTGCAAGGGTATGGCCTCATCGAGTGCCTTGTTTACTCTTAAAATCTTGAAATCAATGTACTCTCTAAATTGATTGGAAATTAAAGGGTTGTCTTCTAATTTGGTAATGATTTCTTGGGCTAGAGAATGTGGTATTGAAGCCAAGTTTGcaactttgaaaagaaaaatcgaCACTCTGACAAGGTTTGTGCAATAATTGACAAAGGAAAGAACCATCAACACTAGGTTTCGAGGGAGAATTTGCATAGCAAAATGTACacaaaggaaaaatgaaaatctaAGTAGCTTTGTGCAAAGGCTAACGAGGTTTTTGAGTGAAAAAGCCATTATTAAAAAGAATTCGCAGAGAAGTAGTAGTAGTCCATATAAACACCTTTGAGCACGAGAACCTACCATTGTAGAGTACATATATAGTTTGGTGGTCAACGTGCTCATCGTGACATATTCGTCAAAAACACGAAACGACGGTTGACCGCGAGTTTTATACGTACCCATATATGGGCCTATAAGTTCAAAGCCCAATAATTAAAACCAAAGTCCAATTACACAAGCCCATACTTTACAAGGCTGAGGGAAGTGCTAatttagagaagaaaaaaagaacagagGGTAGTTTCGTCCTATGCTCCAAACAGTATGACATACTCCGCTTAACAAACTTTTGGTTCCGTGCTTGTGTTGACGAATCATGCACTGCCAGGTGTTGTAGTTGCCGCCTAAATCCTCTACTCTCCGACTGTACAAAGCCTTTTTGCAGCAGAACAGTGAGTAAGTGTATTACCAATCTTGAAAGGTCCATCAATGGCGAAGCAATTTTTCGTCTCTCTCCTTATCTTCTCTCTGTTCTTTCTCTCCTCCACCGTACCGGATAATTCTATCCTCAACGCCACCAAAATCCTCTCCACATCCGGCTTAGCGTCCATGGCTCTGACTCTGGAATTCGGTTCCGATAACTTGATTCCACGGCCGCCTTCCCTCCGACCAACACTGCCTATGTACGATCTGGTCAGCCTTCCCTAGCTCTTCTCCACTTCCACTTCTCTCCCGTTCTCCTCcatctaaaaacactcaaaTCCCTCCCTTCCTGCACCACGATACCTACTCTCTTCTCTAATCACTCGCCGATCGTCACCACATCTTCAGAAGACGACGACCAGATTTCACTGAACGGGGTCAAGGTGAATGCGTTGCCGAGTCGTGATCATCCTAGTCACGAGACTCCGAGTCATGAAACTCCGACTCGTGATCCTCCTACTCACGATCTTGAATGCCGTGGTGGTAGCGGATATTCGTTTGACGGAGAACTAGGGTTCTGAGATCAAGAGACTACTCTGTTATTGCGTCGTTTCTTGATTTGCAACTAGTAGGTCTGTCCAAGGACATTACGGAGATCACCGTTTTTGCTCCTGGTGATAAAGTGATGGCGGCCTTACCTGTAATTTCAGTAATGGTGAGTTTCCTTCTATCTTTCGTAGGCATGTTGTGCCCTGTAGGATCATACGGCGTGATCTCGTTAATTTCAAGAAAGGGGCATTGTTACCAACATTCTTGAAGGGTTTCGCCATCAATGTCACCAAATCAGGATATAATTTGTTGTTCAATGGAGTTCCAGCTACTGATCAAGACATGTACACCAGCAAACGAGTGGTTATTCATGGTATTACTGGAGTTCTTGAGGCGcagaagagaggagaagaagtGGCCAGAACTCCTCCTAAGAAATGAGAAAGGTCCAACCATGGGTGTCTCGTTATCAAATCAAACATGAGAACCTAAACATGTCCCTATTGTTTCACAACCAAGTATAAACACTCTTgtatacaaataaatatttttaaaaaataagattATACAACACCCAAAAACATATGGGTCGCCAATAATCTTGTACTACAAGAAGATTCTATCAAGCCGGGTCTGTCCTCAGCAGCGATCAGCACACACCACCACCAGTTGTCTATTCAGTGTCCAGTACCAACTAATGGCCGTTTCCTTAGTTTATCGATCTTCTGAGCCAAGCTTAAAGCAGTATCCTCCCTCCCTTCATCAAGAAGAGCTTGTTTCAGATTGCTGAACATTTGTGCTGGTGGCCGAATACCCACATCAAGCATCTCCTGAAAGTACCTGCAAGCCTCATCCAACTTATTCTCATGGCACAAGCTGTTAATCAATGTAGAAAACATATGCATTCCAGGAAGAACGCCACTGGCCTTCATCTGATCCCAAACTCTCATCGCCATATCTATGCGGTCCTCATTGCAGAACATTCTTACAATAATCTCATAGGTACTAACAGTTGGCTCGCAGCCTTGCTCACTGCTCATTTTTTGGAAGACTGAATATGCCTCTTTAGTTCTTCGAGCCTTTATCAGGTGATGGAGTATTATGTCATAAGTTCGAGAATTCGGGCCAGTCCCACATTTTCTCATCTCATCAACTGTCCTATACACATCATGCATCCGGATTGACCAGCAATAAGCCCCCACAAGAGCATTGAAAGTGGGTGCCTCGGGGACAAAACCATGTACCTTAGACAGCTCAAAATACTGAATGGCTTCATCCAACCTCCTCTCTGAACCCAACCCATTTATCAAAGTACAGAAAATGTGAGGGCTAGGCTTGTAATTCTTCGCCTCCATTTCACGATACAACCCAATTGCCTCATCATACTTCTTAGCCTTACAATATGCGTTCATAAGAATACCATAAAGAGTCTTGATACTGAGTACCATAAGGACAATGATTATAACTAATCCACTAGTTTTGTCGATTATCTATGTAATAAGCCAAATTGTACAATGGAGCAGCCTTAACAGGATCAAAATATGAAATCTCTTCAATGGCTTGTTCCACTAACGCACATGCAAATTTCTACGATCCCTCAACACCAATCAGCCTCGGGTAAGTAGCCTTATCGGTCACCAAATCCTTTCTGGCAGTCTTCCCGGCCCAACTCATCCGTAGACTTTGTCACATCCAAAATATCGTCCACCACTTGATACAACCACCCTATAAGCCTTGTATACTTTCTAAGTCTTTCCACGTCGAGTGCACTCCCCCCTCCAATTATCGCTATACAAAAAACTGAAGCCTCTTAGAGTTTCGCCATTTTGTGTCCATGAATATACTCTAATTCCTTCAAACTAACAACTTTCCCTTCACTCTAAATATCCCCAAACTATCCCACCACAAGTCCATCTGATCTAAGGGCTAAGCCTAGCTTAGCGATGGCTCGAACCACGCGCTCAGTACTCAGAAGGAACATTTGTGAACTTGTTTGCAATGTGTTCAAAGGCAAATGAAAATAGGGCATCACAGGCTAGCAATGTGATGTTTTCACCAAACACTTTGTGGGTTGTAGGCTTGCCCCGCCTAAGATCATCATTATCCATATAGGGAAGATCATCCTGAGTCAATGATATGCCTTGTTTACTCTTAAAATCTTGAAACCCATGTACTCTCTAAACTGATTGGAAATTAAAGGGTTGTCTTCTAATTTGGTAATGATTCCTTGGGCTATAGAAGGTTGTATTGAAGCCGAGTTTGTGACTTTGAAAAGAACATTTGACACTCTAACGAGGTTTGTGCAATAATTGACAAAGGAAAAAAGCCATCAATACTAGGTTTTGAAGGAGATTTTGCATAGTAAAATGTAGACGaaggaaaaatgaaaatccAAGTAGGTTTGAGCAAAGGCTAACAAGATTTTTGAGTGAAAAAGCCATACTAattatgctccatttgtttCACACGAAAAATAGAATCTTCGAAAATGATACTTATGTTTTTCAGTGTTTGTTTGATGGAAATTGATAAGATCAAggaaaaataactaaaaatcATCATGAAGAAATCACTCTAACATAAGGAAAACAACATCTCATTTTAAAGAAggtatgtcattttccaatcCTCATTCTCAGCTCTATCCATCGCTGTACATGACTGCAATCTTATGTGCTTATAATTAATATGCctgatataatattttttacttatTGATTCTGGAGTTCTAATACGTACATTTAGGGTATGTAACTCTGTATCCTTTATATTGTAgcgatttgtttgtttattttaagtTTAAGTTTTTCACCAAACAAACACCGGAAAATATTAGTAACTCTTTTGTTCAAACATTAGAAATTAGTTGTTTTTTCATGATAAGTTCTTTCTTTTCCATGAGAAATTGATTTTCATCGAAACAAATAGAGCATTAGTACTAGCTTTTTGAGGGAGAACTTGCAGAGAAGTGGTTGAGGTCGATATAAACACCTTTGAGCATGAGGCCCTACTATTATATAGTGCATACATATGTTCCGTTTGGTAACACTTATTTTGACAAAGCTAGTTTATAGGCTGTTAAATAAACTGTGATGAATCGTATAACTGACGCTAGCTTTGtaagttgcaaaaaaaaaagtctatttAAATCTTGTTTAAAACATAGAAtaaaaactgcacaaaaaaatgCAGTTCGGTTTGGTTAAAGAAAATGCTTTTTTCCCCCCTCCAACTAGACTAAAGTCACGGTCACCCCATGTGAGCTAGGTAACGGTGGGGGCATCGTTTGTTCATATAATATTAAAGATTCTACAAGTTTATGGATTCATATAcctattttttattattgatatGGATTCATATACTGTAAGTCtataatgattttttattttattttttattgatcatTATTCATGAGTATGCTAAATTTTCTAAATATTCATTTGGCATACTTGCACATGAATATTACCGAAGTAACTGAACCTACAACTGTATTGCGATTTTTGAAGGATAATTTAcgatttttttctcaaaatagtAAAATGCACGTTACTATGGCTAAATTTAGACCACATGGTATGATTGCAATGTATCAATTTAATAATACATTTTAAAGTTTAAGCAAGTGTTGTTTGTAGGACGAACGTGGCTTGAGATTCGTGGTGTTGTGTTTCAGCTGAAAATAAGTTTGAGAGGAATCATGAACGTTCAACTAACAGACTCTCGTTTCTCCTTGACTATCTTTAAGATAATTTTGATGAAATCTCGTTTATCTCTCAACGaaccatttttgaaaagaaaattccgTTAAGACCATAATTCCCTGATTTGTAACCTTTTGAACACTGAATCTCGAATAGTAATGATTTTTGGGAACTGACTCCTATATTTCAGGTCAACAACCATTCAAAATACTGTAAAATGAATACTGAAGTAACTGAACCCACATCTGTATTGCGATTTTTAATGaagaaattacaatttttttctcaaaatagtAAAATGCACATTACTATGGCTAAACTTAGACCACATGGTATGATTGCAATGTatcaatttaattaataatACATTTTAAACTTTAAGCAAGTGTTGTTCCTTAATGTGTAGGAGGACGAACGTGGCTTGAGATTCGTGGTGTCGTGTGTTTCAGCTGGAAACAAGTTTAAGAGAAATCATGAACGTTTAACTAACAGACTCTCGTTTCTCCTTGACTATCTTTAAGATAATTTTGCTGAAATCTCGTTTATCTCTCAACGaaccatttttgaaaagaaaatttcgTTAAGACCATCATTCCCTGATTTGTAGCCTTTTAGACACTGAATCTCTAATGGTCCTGATTTTTGAGAACTGACTCATATATTTCAGGTCAACAACCATTCAAAATACTGCAAAATGAATACTGAAGTAACTGAACCCACATCTGTATAGCGGTTTAATGAAGAAATTAcgatttttttctcaaaattgtAAGATGCACGTTACTATGGCTAAACTTAGACCACATGGTATGATTGCAATGTATCAATTTAATAATACATGTTAAACTTTAAGCAAGTGTTGTTCCTTAATGTGTAGGACGAACATGGCTTGAGATTCGTGGTGTCGTGTGTTTCAACTGGAAACAAGTTTAAGAGGAATCATGAACGTTCAACTAACAGACTCTCGTTTCTCCTTGACTATCTTTAAGATAATTTTGCTGAAATATTGTTTATCTCTCAACGaaccattttttaaaagaaaattccgTTAAGACCATAATTCCCTGATTTGTAGCCTTTTAGACACTGAATCTCGAATGGTCCTGATTTTTGCGAACTGACTCCTATATTTCAGGTCAACAACCATTCAAAATACTGCAAAATGAATCCTGAAGTAACTGAACCCACATCTGTATTGCGATTTTTAATGaagaaattacaatttttttctcaaaatagtAAAATGCACGTTACTGTGGCTAAACTTAGACCACATGGTATGATTGCAATGTATCAATTTAATAATACATTTTAAACTTTAAGCAAGTGTTGTTCCTTAATGTGTAGGATGAACGTGGCTTGAGATTCGTGGTGTCGAGTTTCAGCTGGAAACAAGTTTGAGAGGAATCAGGAACGTTCAACCATCAGACTCTCGTTTCTCCTTGACTATCTTTAAGAtaattttgttgaaatctcGTTTATCTCTCAACGaaccatttttgaaaagaaaatttcgTTAAGAGCATAATTTCATGATTTGTATCCTTTTGGACACTGAATCTCGGATATTCTTGATTTTTGAGAACTGACTCCTGTATTTCAGGTCAACAACCATGCAAAATACTGCAAAATGAATACTGAAGTAACTGAACCCACAACTATATTGCGATTTTTAATGAATAAATTATGATTTTCTTTCCCAAAATAGTAAAATGCACGTTAAACTTAGACCACATGGTATGATTACAACGTATCAATTTAATAATACATTTTCTATTTAAagcaaatataaataaaacgAGGTAGATTACATAAATATTataatcatgttttttttacaGCGAATCTTTTTGAAATACGTCCAGTAAAGTAAAGTCCGAATAAGTACAAActcttatcaaaaacaaaagtccAAATTCCAATTACAGAAAGcccaaaatttataaaaaaaaacctcatttaTTGACAAATTTGGAAACAAttgtttaaataaataaaactcgTTTATTGACAAAGTTGAACAACTTAGGTCTTGCTTGACACTTAGATTAGTTGCGTTCGGaggtgtttagggtttatgagtTAGAACAGGTTCATCAGAACCTTGTTTGACACTTATATTACACAACATATGCACAAGTTGGTCTCTACTTAGTTACTTAGTCAATTTCACTTCAATGCAATATATGTGATACTAATTGAGTGGAATGCAAATTAACAAGTTACACTAAACAAAATGCAAGGTTTCTAAACAGTATGTGAGAAGTTTAAACTATATGTAAGAATGCTAGTTTGACCTAGATAGTCAATTTGACACCAAAACAATCCAAGATAATAGGCAATGTGTGTATGTATGACAATCCTAACAAGTCAGTATCTCAATGTAACAACAATTTCAGATTTCAAaacactaagagtgtgtttggattgagggatttaggagaagagaagagaatggaagggaaaataattagtttccttctaattccattgtttgaatagtttagaaaaaattaagtaaatggatttgaagagaattggagggaagatttcattaaatttttgtcaaaatactttCTCCCAAAATGGGGTCATTTGGAAAGaatggatgactaattaagttatttataaattaaaaatctattttacccttgtgcataataatttaacataaaaagtaaggacaaattaataaattaaaataattttcttttctttctttttttatttatccaaatATGAGAGATGGAAAAATATTATTccttcctttctcttcccttctcccctctctctttcctttctcttccatccaaatcccttaatccaaacacactctaaacaACACAATTGGACAACTTAGTAAATCAGGGCATAACAAGTCTAAACGACATGAAATTTGACAAGCAACATGAAAATAATATCAAGATCAATATATATCAAAATGGTGAACAAACAAGCAATCCAAAGTCCTAATGACCAAAGGTCACCATTAAGATATTCTCTAAGTCACACAAGCACCCTCAAACAATGATCTCAACACACAACGGCAGAAAATCGATTTTAATGCAAAGGTCTAGAATGaccaaaataattttgaaagcaataaaTACTTAACAAgcaataaaatcaacataaaGTAATTTAGAGTGGTTCGGAGACAATTTCCTACATGCACTATAGGACTTTTCAAATCCACTAAAGGAAGTGATTTTGCAAACTCACCATAAACATcataagagttttttttttttttta is part of the Tripterygium wilfordii isolate XIE 37 chromosome 7, ASM1340144v1, whole genome shotgun sequence genome and encodes:
- the LOC120002504 gene encoding geranylgeranyl pyrophosphate synthase 7, chloroplastic-like — translated: MDAKPDVERILVALRIELSGFVQSESRGFRRQLQHLAVHDSSTQARNQKFVKRSPYMGTYKTRGQPSFRVFDEYVTMSTLTTKLYMYSTMVGSRAQRVSIFLFKVANLASIPHSLAQEIITKLEDNPLISNQFREYIDFKILRVNKALDEAIPLQHPIKIREAMRYALLGGGKRLRPILCIASCELVGGDEASAMPMACALEIIHTISLIHDDLPCMDNDDLRRGKPTTHKVFGEKVAMLAAAALFSFAFEHIAAKSTNVPPECVVRAIAELGSAIGSEGLVAGQFGDIESEGKDVTLKELEYIHVHKTAKLLEASVVCGAIIGGGSVLDVDRLRKYARVIGLLFQVVDDILDVTKSTEELGKTAGKDLASNKATYPRVMGVERSKKFANELVEQAIGEISHFDLVKAAPLYNLVYYIANRQN
- the LOC120002505 gene encoding pentatricopeptide repeat-containing protein At1g71060, mitochondrial-like, with the translated sequence MVLSIKTLYGILMNAYCKAKKYDEAIGLYREMEAKNYKPSPHIFCTLINGLGSERRLDEAIQYFELSKVHGFVPEAPTFNALVGAYCWSIRMHDVYRTVDEMRKCGTGPNSRTYDIILHHLIKARRTKEAYSVFQKMSSEQGCEPTVSTYEIIVRMFCNEDRIDMAMRVWDQMKASGVLPGMHMFSTLINSLCHENKLDEACRYFQEMLDVGIRPPAQMFSNLKQALLDEGREDTALSLAQKIDKLRKRPLVGTGH